The Bdellovibrio bacteriovorus DNA segment GAAAGTGGATGTGAAAGAGGGCGGTTATGTCTTAACTGTTGGAAGACAAGTGATCAGTCTTCCCATGGTGAACGAACAATTTGACGATGCGGGCCTTGTCGCCCAATTGCAGCGCGTGAAGCAGCTTTATCCTGAAAAAGTGGATGCAGTGGTGAGCGTTGCAGATGCCATTCCGTATGAACAGCTTATTAAAGCCATGGATAATTGCTTAAGCGCCGGCTTTTCCGCAATTTCTGTCGCAACAGGAGGGCCTCAATAATGGCCATCTTTAGACCTGGTGAAAGACATCGTTATCATAATATTTTGAGCAAGCGTAAAGGGAAGCGTGATGTGACGGCTTTGCTGTCTTTGACGGCGATGGTGGACATGTTCACGGTTCTCGTGATCTTTCTATTGCAGAACTACAATGCGACCGGAGAAATTCTTTATATCCCGAAAGAAGTTGTTCTTCCGAAAGCCTCCAGCGTGCGCGAACTGAAACCTGCGCATGTGGTAACTATCTCCAACAAAGAAATTCTTTTGGATAAAGACACTGTGGCGACTTTTGAAGAAGTCAAAGCGGCAGAAGACTGGAATATCCAAAGACTGAAAGAGTCCTTGCAGGAAGCTTTGGCGAAATCCAAAGCCGAACAGGACAGCAAGCTGCAAAACAAAATTCGTGACGTTGTTGAAACAACACGTGGCGAGGTCGAAGAAGATCCTAATGCTTGGAGTAAAGTGACTATCCAAGCTGATAAAGGCGTAGATTTCCTAACTGTTAAGAAAGTCTTATTCACGGTGACAGAGGCCGGAGCGGGCGAGATCAATTTCGCAGTGACTAAACAGCCTCAAGAATCGACTTCCAATTAAAATTCCGATATGATGCGCAAATATGGCGAAATTTAAGAATCTCATATTTGCTGCACTTCTCATCATTCTGTTTGTTGAGATTCTGATTATTTTCCCAAACCGTCTTGAACATGAAGACGAAGCCGAAGTTCGTAAGCGCGTTGAAGCACAAGAACAGTTGGCCAAACAACGCGACGAAGCTATCAAGCGCGGCGAAAAGCCTCCGGAACAACCCACCAGTCTTATGGAGCAAAAGATGCAGGGTGTGCATCTTGTTGAAAGTCAGCAAGGCACGCGTGATTGGGAACTTTTCGCGGTCTCTGCCGAAGGCAGTCAAACCGAAGGCACCTGGAAACTTCGTCAAGTGCGGGTGCTTTTTTATAACAATGAAAAAGTAGAATTCACCGTGACCGGAGACACCGGAACTATCAACGACAAAACAAAAGATTTGAGCGTTGAAGGAAACGTGGTGACTCGCTCTGAAAACGGTTACATTTTCAAAACTCCGTCGATCTATTACTCATCTAAAACTCGCCAGATCGACAGTCCCGAAGACGTTATAATGCAAGGACCCCAGGATAACTCGGGGGGCGGAATGAATCTGAAGGGGCGCCGTATGAAGGTGCTGGTGGATCAGTCAAAAATGTTGATTCAGGATCGAGTCAGTGCTGAAAAACCTCTTAAAGACGGAAAAAAGTTTGATATCGTAGCCGACGGTGCAGAGTTCAGTGGAAAACACAACGAAGCAAAGTTTTTCGGCAAGGTTCGCATGAACTACGACAATATGAAGCTTGAAGGACCCGCGGCCTCGTTTCTTTATGATCGCGCTTCGAACTTTTTAGGGTCCGTGGCTGTTACAGGTGGCGTGCGCGTCAGTGATGTGGATAAATTTGCGACATCTGAGAGTGTGAACCTAGACCTTTTAGCCGATAAATACACTTTTAAAGGTCGTCCGAAGGTTATTCAGAACAATGATGAGCTCACGGGAGAGGAAATCATCTTTCTTGAGGGCGGAAAAAAGGTTAAAGTAGAACGAGTACGTGCGCGCGTGGAGAACAAAGAACAATGAGCATGCTCACCATCAAAGACATTTCTAAATCTTTCAAAAAACGTAAAGTCGTTGATGGCGTTTCTTTTTCCGTGGAATCGGGACAGGTTGTCGGTCTTTTGGGGCCCAACGGTGCGGGTAAAACGACGTCGTTTTACATGGTAGTGGGATTGGTTCAATCCGACTCGGGCACTATCAATATTGATGAAACAAATATTTCGTCTGAACCCATGTATCGCCGCGCTCGTGTGGGTTTGAGTTACCTTGCGCAAGAGCCCAGCATCTTCAGAAAACTGACGGTGGCTGAAAATATCACGGTGGCCTTAGAGGCCCACGGGTACTCGGGCGCTCAACGTTCAGAAAAATTAGAACAATTAATCGGTGATTTCCACGTCGGTCATATCCGCGATAGTTATGGTTATGCGCTGTCGGGTGGTGAGCGTCGTCGTGTCGAGATCGCTCGTGCTTTAGCGGGATCACCGAAGTTCCTTTTGCTCGATGAACCCTTTGCGGGGATCGATCCGATTGCGGTCGCTGACATTCAAAATATCATCCGCGACCTTAAGGCCAAAGGTATAGGAGTTCTTATCACGGATCATAACGTGCGTGAGACTTTAGGTATTTGCGATTATGCTTATATTCTGAAGGACGGGAAGATTCAGGTTAGCGGAAGTTCTGATGAAATCGCAAATTCTGAGTTGGCTCGCAAATTCTATCTTGGGGAAAACTTTAAGTTATAATTCTATAGACGCGCTCTTGTGCGCACGAAAGGATACTCTTAATGGCTCTCAGACAGACCATGAACCTGAGCCAGTCTCTGGTGATCACGCCGCAGCTGCAACAGGCGATCAAGCTTTTGCAGATGTCGCGTATGGAATTGGAGTCTGCGGTTCGTTCTGAGCTGGAAGAAAATCCTATTCTTGAAGAAGCAGAAACCCTCAAGGAAGAAGATCTTCAGCGCACAAAAGAAGCTGCAACTGAAGTGGAGCACTCTGAAGCTCCTGATCACAACGTTCAAGATCCCCAGAAGCAAGATGAGTTCGAGTGGGAATCCTACATCGAAGCCAATCAAAAGCCTCCTCAATCAGGAATGGCGGGTTCTGAAGAGATCATGAATTATGAGAACGTCATCACGGCGTCTCAAACTTTGCATGACCATCTTTACTGGCAAGTGAAAATGAACGGCTTTTCCGAA contains these protein-coding regions:
- the lptB gene encoding LPS export ABC transporter ATP-binding protein, with product MSMLTIKDISKSFKKRKVVDGVSFSVESGQVVGLLGPNGAGKTTSFYMVVGLVQSDSGTINIDETNISSEPMYRRARVGLSYLAQEPSIFRKLTVAENITVALEAHGYSGAQRSEKLEQLIGDFHVGHIRDSYGYALSGGERRRVEIARALAGSPKFLLLDEPFAGIDPIAVADIQNIIRDLKAKGIGVLITDHNVRETLGICDYAYILKDGKIQVSGSSDEIANSELARKFYLGENFKL
- a CDS encoding ExbD/TolR family protein, translating into MAHIDSGDSSGRKKNIELNLVPFIDLMSVLITFLLITAVWTQVSMIQIGSSLYGKKSDTQPSPTPPPNADVVLKVDVKEGGYVLTVGRQVISLPMVNEQFDDAGLVAQLQRVKQLYPEKVDAVVSVADAIPYEQLIKAMDNCLSAGFSAISVATGGPQ
- the lptC gene encoding LPS export ABC transporter periplasmic protein LptC is translated as MAKFKNLIFAALLIILFVEILIIFPNRLEHEDEAEVRKRVEAQEQLAKQRDEAIKRGEKPPEQPTSLMEQKMQGVHLVESQQGTRDWELFAVSAEGSQTEGTWKLRQVRVLFYNNEKVEFTVTGDTGTINDKTKDLSVEGNVVTRSENGYIFKTPSIYYSSKTRQIDSPEDVIMQGPQDNSGGGMNLKGRRMKVLVDQSKMLIQDRVSAEKPLKDGKKFDIVADGAEFSGKHNEAKFFGKVRMNYDNMKLEGPAASFLYDRASNFLGSVAVTGGVRVSDVDKFATSESVNLDLLADKYTFKGRPKVIQNNDELTGEEIIFLEGGKKVKVERVRARVENKEQ
- a CDS encoding ExbD/TolR family protein, encoding MAIFRPGERHRYHNILSKRKGKRDVTALLSLTAMVDMFTVLVIFLLQNYNATGEILYIPKEVVLPKASSVRELKPAHVVTISNKEILLDKDTVATFEEVKAAEDWNIQRLKESLQEALAKSKAEQDSKLQNKIRDVVETTRGEVEEDPNAWSKVTIQADKGVDFLTVKKVLFTVTEAGAGEINFAVTKQPQESTSN